GCAACCCATCCCCAGCCGGCCGGCGCACAACGGGGTCGTCCCGCAACTGCCGTTGGGTGCGAGGAACCTGAAGGAAACGCGGTCGGTCCGCACGATCGCCCGAGGCGTGACGCTGACCATCATCAAACGTGGCGGGGCGGTGTCGAAGGGCAAGCGTGGCGCGGCGTGGGTGGTGCGCGTGCTGACCATCGACCCCGCGGTCGCCGATGGCCATCTGGCCACCACGTTCGGCAAGAGCCTGGCCGGCACCGCCCCGACCACCACACTGACCCGGCAGATCCACGCGCTGGCCGGGGTCAACGCGTCGTTCTTCTCGATCGGATCGAAACTGCCGGGCATCCCCGTCGGGCTGACCGTCAACGCCGGACGGGTGTTGAGCGATTCGTCGGGCATGAAGCGCGAGGTCACCCTGCTGGTCGACACCGAGCACAACGAGCTGCGCATCGGCCGGCTGCGCTGGTCGGGCCGACTACGCGAGGTGGACGGCGCGCGCTCCTTGCGGCTGCAGAAGGTGAACGCGGTCCCGCATGTGCCGCACGCCTGTCGCAGCGCCAGGGCGCAGCGGCACTGCAGGGCCGACGGTCAGATCGCGGTGTTCACCCCGCGGTTCGGCAAGCACACCCCGAAGGGAGTGGGCACCGAGGTGGTGCTGGACCGCAACGGCTGCGCCGTGAAGGTGCAGTCCCACCGCGGTGTTCGACTCGGCCACGGCCGTTCCTCAATCCAGGCCACGGGTGCGACCGCCCGGGCGTTGCGGGCCCTGGCGCGCAACGGCTGCATCGACGTCACCAGCACGCTGCGCGACACCCACGGCGAGCCGATCGATCTGCGCTCGTCCACCGCCGCGGTGAGCGGACGCTTCCAGTTGCTCGACGAGGGCCGGGACATCGCCCCGACCCGGCACGGCGGGTTCTTCGCCCGCCACCCCCGGACCCTGGCCGGCACCACCTGGGACAACAAGATCGTGTTCGCCACCATCGACGGCGGATCGCGACACAGCATCGGCGCCACCCTGAAGCAGGCGGCGCGGGTCGCCCGGGCGTTGGGCATGCGGGACGCGATAAACCTCGA
Above is a genomic segment from Sporichthyaceae bacterium containing:
- a CDS encoding phosphodiester glycosidase family protein, with the translated sequence MRSHHRAAGFGLVAFSLVATAVLLPSPARGAAPDPVRAGPARALLSLAAHPLDYGPIPLPLLPHDPAAPAQPIPSRPAHNGVVPQLPLGARNLKETRSVRTIARGVTLTIIKRGGAVSKGKRGAAWVVRVLTIDPAVADGHLATTFGKSLAGTAPTTTLTRQIHALAGVNASFFSIGSKLPGIPVGLTVNAGRVLSDSSGMKREVTLLVDTEHNELRIGRLRWSGRLREVDGARSLRLQKVNAVPHVPHACRSARAQRHCRADGQIAVFTPRFGKHTPKGVGTEVVLDRNGCAVKVQSHRGVRLGHGRSSIQATGATARALRALARNGCIDVTSTLRDTHGEPIDLRSSTAAVSGRFQLLDEGRDIAPTRHGGFFARHPRTLAGTTWDNKIVFATIDGGSRHSIGATLKQAARVARALGMRDAINLDGGGSTTMSIHGKLANKVSGSRERAVSDALVWVRKD